The region GTTTTTCCAATCGCACTGTTTAGACTCGAATTAGTTCCCTGTCCGCCTTTGAATTCTAAACTGATTTTTCCTTTAGAAAATCCTTTGGGCATTTTTTTCTGTAGTATCTTCTGGGCTCTTTTTCCTCTATTGACGTTGGTTCAGTTTTTTTGTCTTCTGCCACTGGTCTTTCTTCTGGTTTAGTCTCATTGATTGCAGGATTTTGTGTATTATCTTCTGATTGTGTAAATACATACATTGGAAATATTAGCATATGTGAGCATAAGATTAGGATTATTGGTCTTTTCATTTTAAAATTCACTCTCGTTTTATTTTGTCATTAAACTATTGTGTTATCGTAAACAACGTATATTATTGACAATCTCCTGAAATTTATCTCTAATATAAAAATGTTGTCATAGAATGAGTAATACCACTACATACCAGTTCTGACAATGTTAATTGACCAGAAGAATTATAGATATAATTGATTACTCCAAAGCATCCCATATTAATTGCTGGAGCAGTTGACACTCTGCCTGAAGAGTCGTATTTAAAAATGTACGGTGATGTTGGATTTAATGTTGAATTCCACGTGCTAATATTCCCACTTCCATCATAGGTGTAGGAATCTGTTTGTTGAGAACTTTGTCCAATTATACAACCATATCTTGTATTACTCGCTGTACCTGAACTAGAACTGCTTGTAACAAGTTTTGTTATCCAACCCTGAGAATTTTTTGCGATACTAAAATTAGTTATAACTTTACAAATTCCTGAATCAGAATTATACGATGATACATTTGTAGAGGGGTATAATTCATTGTCAGTATAAATATAATCTGAGACAAACGATGAACTGGGAGATCCTGAAGCATAACAACCCGTTGGCCACGCAGAAGTAATTTTACTCAGTCGTCCTAAGATATCATAACTATAATTATTTGCAATGTTTCCTGCGCTCGTAATCCCACAGGAAATTGTTATTTGGGTTATATAATTAAGCGAATTATAACTAACTGTTAGTTTCGTATTGTAACTTGATGCGTAACCAGAGTAACCAAGAAAGGTATTCGATGTAAACTGCCGATTCGAATTATATGTAAACCTATCTCCTGACGAAGTGGACTTTGGATTGCATCCTGGCAAACCAACCCTCCAACTCAAACCACCAGAACCCATGATGTATTGACGTGTAAAATCTGCATACGTCTCACCGGTATAATACCCTTTACCGCATTCTGGCATGACAAATACTATTCCATTTATGATTCCACTGGAAGTGAAGTTAGTCTGAGAAGAAGAGGCTAATGTCACTAATCCCACGATTACCGAGTTGCTGGATTTATCCTCATCCTTATTTCCCGTTGCCATGTCTATTAGAGTGCAGTGCGATTGACCGGCTAATAGCAATAACGCGACAATCTTCCAAAGACTTTTTTTATTCTCCAGATTCATTTTCTTCCTCATAAAAATTAATTATTCTTCTAAGAAAGGTATTTCTCATCATTTCCAAAGAATTTTTTTCTCCTAAAAGATTTTAATGTCCATAATTTTTGAGTTTCAATTTTAGAAAACTCTAATTATACCTTGGGTTACAATTGTCACAAACGCAATCTACCGAATCAATTTATGTCGAAGCAAATACAATTAACGTATATTTTTCTTATCAAATTCTTCAATCGATGGCGGAAAAATTGCATTCCGATTCATAAGCTCAATGCTTGTATTCAAAAACGCTTTTGCTTTTCGATGATGTGACGCGCAAAACTGAGGTGCTTTTTTGCAAATATCAAATTGAATATGGGGAGGGTCTACTGTGAAGTTAACCCCACCTTCTCCATCGGAAGTGCGAAACAAAAATAATTTGTCTTCCACCCAACCAAACACTGTTCCGTAAGCGAAGTAAGCAGAATTCGTTTTTGTAGAAAGTAAATCTCTACCCATGGCAGAAAAATACACTTCCTTGTTCAGATTTCCTAAAATCGTAGGAATTACATCTAACTGGGAAGCGATGTCGTTTCTAATTTCAGGTTTAAATCGAGAAGGAGCATAGATTAAGAAAGGAATATTTCTATCTTCATAATAATTTAAAAAACGATGGTGGGTATGATCGGCAACAAAAAAGAAAATAGTGTTATCAAAATAAGGCGCCTGTCTTGCTTTCTCTAAAAAGTTTTGCACTGCCCAATCTGCATAATGGTATACATTTAGAAATTCGTTATCGTCTGTTTCCTTTCCAAAAATATTAAATTCCTCTCGTGGAGTCCTATAAGGATAATGCGTAGTAAGCGTTAAAACCGTTGCAAAGAAAGGTCTTTCCCCTTCATGGCTTTTTAATTTGTTATGAAGAACGTCAAACACATCTGCATCATCATATCCCCAGGCACCTATTTGATATCGCTTCATATCGTCTAAATCTTGTTTGCCAATGCTTTCATCAAATCCCCAATGAGGCATCATCTTGTGTTTGTTATCAAAACTTAAATCTCCGCCTGTAACAAAGATTGTTTTATAATTTGCCTGGCGCATAATACTGCCTATCCCCGAAAAATGACCCATTGCTTGCGGAGTGCGCACAACAGTAAGTCCAGGTCTATCTGGAATTCCTGTAAGGACTGACATCATTCCGTTAGGAGTGCGTCCACCTGCCGCAAAGAATCGCTGAAAAAAGATTCCTTCTTTTAGGAGCTTATTAAAATTAGGCGCTACTTCTTTTCCATTTACTTTTCCGTCTGTGATTGGGCTTATGAATTTTCCAGTCCAATTCTCTAGCATCACAAGCACAATATTCGGACTCTTAGCCTCTTTGTTTTTGGGAATTGTCTTACGAAGAAGTGGATATTCGTCGCTTACAAAATTAGCACCTTCATATACAATTTCTTTTCTTACTACATCAACCGCTTCCTTGAAGTCCATTTTATCACTTCTAGGAATAGAATGACTCTTTAGATCAATGATAGCGGTATACACTCCGTTTAACGCTAAGTTATTGACCATTGTATTATCAGAGATAATGGCATTACTTGTCCGAATAGGATTTTCTTGAAGACCGCCTCTAATTCCAATAATGACAGCGATTACCGCAATCAATATCTTGGCTAATGAGTTTTGAAAAGAAATTTCTAAGTGCGAATAATTATGGTATCGTTTGTAAATACGAAACGAAGAAAATGTTAAAGCGGCTAATCCTACTAAACCACCAATAAAAACAAATTTATTTTCTTCGAGTAAGGAGCCAACAATTAAGATTAAATCCTTTCCTAAGAACACGTAGGCTTCATAGCCAATATGTTTATTTGCATGTTCAAAGTATAAAACATCGGCGATCAAAATTGCCACAACAAATACAACGAGTAAAATAGGAGTAAACGACCAGAGAAATACATAAAGCTTCTTTCTGTTTAAAAAATCAATGCAGGACAAAATAAAGAGAAAACCAAAAACAATACAAAGCGCGGCTATATCAAATCGAATTCCCTCTGCAAATGCCCAGAGAATGGTAGAAGAAGAAATTTCTTTAAAGTCAATTCGATAGGCATATTTTAAGAAAAATGCAATTCTATAAATGGTAAAAAGCGGAACTCCAATCAAAAATAGAATTCCGAAGAACTTGAAATTATAAGAGAGGAAAATTTGCTTTAAAAAGTCTATGGCTTTGTTTTTCATAATCTAAAAAAATTTCAGTATTCTAAGACAAAACTGTCAATTCTTATTTCCAATTAAATCCAACAGGAGTTTTCACTCAATGCTTTGTAAAAACCTTGCATTATGGCCAATTTAACATATACATTAATATAGACTTGACCAATTTACCATGCATGTTATATTAGCCAATCATGGATAGACTGATATTTCAACCAATTCTAGAAGATTTAAAAAGCAAAATGGTCTTTATCGGGGGACCACGTCAATGCGGCAAAACATTCTTAGCCAAGGAAGTATTAAAAGCATTTCACTCTGAGAAAAATTATTTCAACTGGGACTCTCCTGATGACAGGAAAATAATTCTAGCACAAAAATGGGGAAAGGAAAGATTAATCGCTCTAGATGAAATTCACAAATA is a window of Leptospiraceae bacterium DNA encoding:
- a CDS encoding sulfatase-like hydrolase/transferase, which translates into the protein MKNKAIDFLKQIFLSYNFKFFGILFLIGVPLFTIYRIAFFLKYAYRIDFKEISSSTILWAFAEGIRFDIAALCIVFGFLFILSCIDFLNRKKLYVFLWSFTPILLVVFVVAILIADVLYFEHANKHIGYEAYVFLGKDLILIVGSLLEENKFVFIGGLVGLAALTFSSFRIYKRYHNYSHLEISFQNSLAKILIAVIAVIIGIRGGLQENPIRTSNAIISDNTMVNNLALNGVYTAIIDLKSHSIPRSDKMDFKEAVDVVRKEIVYEGANFVSDEYPLLRKTIPKNKEAKSPNIVLVMLENWTGKFISPITDGKVNGKEVAPNFNKLLKEGIFFQRFFAAGGRTPNGMMSVLTGIPDRPGLTVVRTPQAMGHFSGIGSIMRQANYKTIFVTGGDLSFDNKHKMMPHWGFDESIGKQDLDDMKRYQIGAWGYDDADVFDVLHNKLKSHEGERPFFATVLTLTTHYPYRTPREEFNIFGKETDDNEFLNVYHYADWAVQNFLEKARQAPYFDNTIFFFVADHTHHRFLNYYEDRNIPFLIYAPSRFKPEIRNDIASQLDVIPTILGNLNKEVYFSAMGRDLLSTKTNSAYFAYGTVFGWVEDKLFLFRTSDGEGGVNFTVDPPHIQFDICKKAPQFCASHHRKAKAFLNTSIELMNRNAIFPPSIEEFDKKNIR